A single window of Metallosphaera hakonensis JCM 8857 = DSM 7519 DNA harbors:
- a CDS encoding YeeE/YedE thiosulfate transporter family protein translates to MMTYTAPMWVGLIIGFIIGAAAEVWGIANPETLIRLAKWEDRLFIDCILIAFAISTPVIYGLYAAGVGFHWSPKPLYLIGVGLGGILFGSGLALSGYFPGSIWMALGEGRRDAIYAVFGAVLGAASWTVLYQTPAGQWLVNTLNFGSLTLGGKKISAFIIQPLDGLTRLDLFGISIVYGVALFMIAYYLPRFKGGERSCLRANIEKRMTPFEVQKRVDTARYLTDGGLPYKKGSAAQKLNEYYAVEDNVTRWFMISIAGIVGLTVVAEMFLHQIFGESTTDSWLAGQLFLPTFKYSEAVFKGIGWEPFSDIGTLMGAFFAAVFLTRRYTSFRNIIPPSWAERFGNNQAVRFLGSFGGAYLMLFGARMAGGCASGHILSGGIQMALSGWEFAIAVFASMLIVGRIYYRK, encoded by the coding sequence ATGATGACATATACAGCCCCAATGTGGGTTGGACTAATAATTGGTTTCATAATAGGAGCAGCCGCAGAGGTGTGGGGGATAGCCAATCCAGAAACACTAATTAGATTAGCGAAATGGGAAGACAGATTATTTATTGACTGTATATTAATAGCATTCGCGATTTCTACACCGGTAATCTATGGACTTTACGCTGCAGGGGTTGGATTTCACTGGTCTCCAAAACCATTATATTTAATAGGAGTTGGCTTAGGCGGAATATTATTTGGATCGGGTTTGGCTTTATCAGGATATTTCCCCGGTTCAATATGGATGGCGTTAGGTGAAGGAAGAAGAGATGCGATATATGCAGTGTTTGGTGCAGTTTTAGGAGCAGCATCTTGGACAGTACTATACCAGACTCCTGCCGGACAATGGTTAGTTAATACATTAAACTTTGGAAGCCTCACATTAGGAGGAAAGAAAATATCCGCATTTATAATTCAGCCACTTGACGGATTAACAAGATTAGACCTATTCGGAATTTCAATAGTATACGGAGTCGCACTATTTATGATAGCATATTACCTTCCAAGGTTTAAAGGAGGAGAAAGGAGCTGCTTAAGAGCCAACATAGAAAAGAGAATGACACCTTTTGAGGTACAGAAGCGTGTGGATACTGCAAGATATCTAACTGATGGAGGATTACCATATAAGAAAGGCAGTGCAGCGCAGAAGTTAAACGAGTATTATGCGGTAGAGGACAACGTTACAAGATGGTTTATGATAAGCATCGCAGGCATAGTAGGATTAACAGTCGTTGCAGAAATGTTCTTACATCAAATATTTGGAGAATCTACTACAGACTCATGGTTAGCTGGGCAATTATTCCTACCAACCTTCAAGTACAGCGAAGCCGTGTTTAAAGGAATAGGCTGGGAACCATTTAGCGACATAGGAACATTAATGGGTGCATTCTTCGCAGCAGTATTCTTGACAAGGAGATATACATCCTTTAGAAACATAATACCTCCCAGCTGGGCAGAAAGATTCGGAAACAACCAAGCAGTAAGATTCCTAGGATCCTTCGGAGGAGCATATTTAATGCTATTTGGGGCCAGAATGGCGGGAGGATGCGCTTCTGGACACATACTAAGTGGGGGAATCCAAATGGCATTAAGCGGCTGGGAATTTGCAATAGCAGTGTTCGCATCTATGCTAATAGTGGGAAGAATATACTACAGGAAGTGA
- a CDS encoding AAA family ATPase has translation MRISILSSKGGVGKSTIAISLSKALSKRGNNVLLIDRDLIGYASYLAGIRGLGMVSSVADGVESTFYREMRFDDGSVVVLKYFGDGPRYKVDIDKFHKDRALGDRGWELYRRVLNLRKYDFVVVDNAPLVRPQDDIVRHELEKFKSVYPGFPVRQLFVSDSLEVTINDNVRYAESIGVVNEKTVLGFVINMIPPRDVEKFRSVLSNIVGRLGARFGILLPFMESIFQFSGEFTDFPIPTEIEDLAEKIQEIQTIKD, from the coding sequence ATGAGAATATCAATCTTAAGCTCAAAGGGGGGAGTTGGAAAGTCAACCATTGCCATCTCGCTTTCTAAGGCACTATCGAAAAGAGGTAACAACGTTCTCCTGATTGATAGAGATTTGATCGGATATGCATCCTATCTAGCTGGAATTAGGGGTTTAGGCATGGTCTCCAGTGTGGCTGATGGAGTTGAATCCACATTTTATAGGGAAATGAGATTCGATGATGGGTCCGTTGTTGTTTTGAAGTATTTTGGAGATGGACCGAGATATAAAGTAGATATAGATAAATTTCATAAAGACCGGGCCTTAGGAGATAGGGGTTGGGAATTGTATAGACGGGTTCTTAATTTAAGAAAATACGACTTCGTCGTGGTAGACAACGCGCCCCTTGTAAGGCCACAGGATGATATTGTAAGGCATGAGCTGGAGAAGTTTAAGTCAGTTTATCCTGGTTTCCCCGTTAGACAATTATTCGTCTCTGATTCTTTAGAGGTGACAATTAATGACAACGTTAGATATGCAGAGTCCATAGGCGTTGTGAACGAGAAAACGGTACTCGGTTTCGTTATCAATATGATACCTCCAAGAGATGTGGAAAAGTTTAGGAGTGTACTAAGTAATATTGTAGGAAGATTAGGGGCTAGATTTGGCATATTGCTTCCTTTCATGGAAAGCATTTTCCAGTTTAGTGGAGAATTCACGGATTTTCCTATCCCTACTGAAATAGAAGACCTTGCTGAGAAAATACAAGAGATTCAAACGATTAAAGACTGA